The sequence ACAGTATGAGTGCCGCTTTAAGGAAGCGGTGGAGTTCATGGAAGGATGCTCATCTTCTTGGAGTTCTTGTGGATCATTTATGTATGTATAGTTAGTTTTCTAAATAATCTTGGTCATGAATTTTAGCctcttttcttgcttttttggATGTCCTAAAAACCTTGTTATCTCCAGGCTGACACATAATTGGTGGCATGTAGCTCTTTGTTACTTGGAAGGTAGTTCTCCAATTCAGAGAGTCTTAGAAATATATGATCATTGTATTTTGAAGGAGTTGGAGAGAAGTAATGCTGCATGTCCAGAGGTATATTGTTTTGTGCAACTTCAACACAgccccttttttatttatttattatgtttatatatagatattatgAGTCCTAAGTCCTACTTCTTCTGCTTCTAGGTGTATTTAAATGCCATTGGTTTATTATTGCGGTTGTATGTACGGGGTGAAATTGATGCCTCTGATGGCCGTCTCAAGATCTTAGCAGGTTGCCTAACAGATGAAGTGAGCTACAATATATCATCCTTGCAAAATAATTGTATATTTGATTgcttaatttcttgaaaatgaCTTCATTGGAGTTATATACTGTTAGGCAATtgattcttatatatatatatatatatattctctctcAGAAAAAATGCTATGATATTTATCAAGGCATTGCATGTTTCTCTGTTTATGGAGCATGGTGTTACCTATATAGATTGTAAAAGGCTGTCCAGATATGCCCTTAACAGAATCTAAAACAATAGATAATCATTCTTGAATGTTACATGCTGGCTTAATTATTGGCTTACTAAACAGTCCCTTAGCAGAAACTGAAAAATCAAGCATGCATTTGTGTTGTGTGTTGTATTTCAAGAGTATATCATAATATTCTCATGTATTTAGGCATTTGTGGAAGAACAGTAACATGCACTATCATGCCACTACATCAAATTGCAATGAAACTCTGAAAGCTGGTAGATGTTGAAAGTGTAAATAGTTTCTCAACTTCTACACAGATTTTGTTGATTGTAGTGGTTACTTTCTTCAATCTAAGTATTGTTGGCAATGTGCGAcagaaaattctttttctttatcacaTTCAACAACTACAATGTTTCTTTCATGTTGTTCAAGCCCCCATAAGTGCATTGCAGTTCATCGTGTTATGATGTTGCCTTTGTTATATGGACCAAggacaataaaatttaaagtaccATCTGTTGACAAGGTAACAAAAAGGTTTGTGAAATGACTAATAAATCACTTTAAAAATCGCCACTGTAATGTGTGCTAGGTCTATATGAACTTGATATGAAACACACATATCAAATGTAAATTTGCTCAGTTGGAGTGTTTCATGTTGTATTGGTATTCATCCTCAAAACAGTATCCGTATATACCATGGTAGATATTATGTGAgcataatttaataataattcaatattTGGATGTGTGCCCCAAAATGTTCAGGTGAATTGGTACATAGAGTGGCACTTTGATTGCTTGATATTATGGGCCTTGGCTAGTACTGGAGAGCTGTCCAAAGCAGAGGATTTACTAAAGGGATTGAAATTCAGGTTAGATGGATCTTGTCCTCTTTCATCCACATCTATTAAAATGTAGTCCAGCAATTAATGAAATTCTGTTATCCTGTAGATTTTCTAGGATAAGCAAGAAGAAACAACAGATAATGCACAGAGGAATGCTGGTTTGTACTGATTGTTTCTTCCTTTGCCATATAATGACATTATCTATGTTCTATTATTTGCACACTTCTCTATTGTCTGTTCATAAGGTACCTTTATTCTCCTTTTGTTTCAGCAGTAAAAAATTTCTGGAAAACAACtctttttttgggaaatatttTCTGGAGAACTAGATCATATTCTTGTGTTTAGTTCCAACCCTGACCTTTTCAGCTCATTTTCGGGGTTGGTTCCATAATATTAACTTTTTCCTGTAATTCCAAATGATTATATGAGCCAAAACTTTCATTTATAGCATGAATATTATGTAAAGCAACTAGAGAATTgatctaaaaattaattaattttttctcaaatacaCTTTAACTAGATCACAAAACATGAAAgtataaatatatgtataaacGAAATGTCCAAAATTGTTAAACATATCATATCATGATACCACTTATGAACTTGATATAATATATAAGGACATCACTTGACCCAAAAGACTTAagcctagaaaaaaaaaaaaaaaaaaaagttaagccTTTGCTTTGGGCCCAACTATGTCATATTAACCACTCCCTCTTATTATTCTTATTCAGTGTGGGATTTCACTCACCATGTATTGCCAACATGTACATAActataaaaaatagttaaacgtgcaaaaacagaaaatattttaaatctgGCAGCTTTGGTTTAAAGGCAGAAAACATTTTCCGTCCAAAACCCAGATTTTTGATTGACTATGCAACAAGTTTTTCATTGACCAGAGTTTCCTACCATACCAAACATTGGGAAATGCAGAAAACATGTTTCACTAAAACACACGGAGCATTAGTGGTGTATTATTCACATTAATAGGCTCTACTAAATTCTAACCACATGGGGATAGAGGTTTTTCACTCTTTGAGGAGAAATTAGAACTGGCCTTATAACATGTACCGTAAACAAACttgcccaaaaaagaaaaagaaaaagaaaattctggAAACTTCAGCTCTATTGCTATTATCATTCATTAATGAGAAAGGTCAGGAAATCATgattgttgtgtgtgtgtttattcaTTGTTATTGTTTATAGTTAGACTGATAATATTTTCAAACTTAGGACTTGGTTTCATTCCTCCCcccttcctcaaaaaaaaaaaaaaaaaaaaaaaaaaaataagaacaaattaaagctcaattctatttttaattttttttttttttttcattttcatatttgttGTTCTCAGCTTGCAGAAGCCCTATATGAGTATGGGAGGGGAAATGACAAAGAAGCATTGCAATTGCTTGGTCCAGATTTTGATGCCAATAACTGCAAGGTATGGTCATCTATTACTGAATAACTTGATCAGGGTGCTCCAAAATCTGGGCAGTATTTTCACATATTGGAGtttataatatgaattttactCCTTTATGCTAGGTGATCGGTGCATCTGATGAACAAGTTGATGTATTCAATGAAATCTGGTACAGTATGTTGCTTAATACTGGACAAGCTGTGAAAGGTAAGACATAAATTCTTCTGTTGCCATCAAACTTCACCGCAGTTTTGTTTTAACtgtaaatttttaattctaGCAATCGAAGTAATTGAGAAGCAGATCAAGAAGCGAGAAGGAGTCCCTTTCTTGTGGCGACTTTTGGTATAACTCTGCCTTATCTATGAACTTCATGCTTATTAGTTTTGTATAAGAGCTTTAAGAAGTTTTGCTCCTGGCATAGTTATTGGGGATTTTACCAAATCAAGAAGTAACAATGAGAGAACAAAAGAACACGTCAAGTAATTAGAAATTAGTGATTTACTTGGAGgcacaattgaatttttttgcagaattttctgtagaattgTGATAACCATTCTGAACGTTGTGAAAGATTTTAAATCTTGTAAACGGTTTTTTGAGGCATCGTAACTCTCCATACATACCTTTTGAAGGGTTATAACTCTATTGGTATAAATGGAGGTTAATATTCACTTGAAAATATGTAGAACACAAGAAATCTTGtagatattttctaaaattgctATTTGTAGAACTCAATAAACTTGGTTGTATCCTGGAGACAAGTTTGTAAAAACCCTTTTTGATCGACCGAACAAAAGCTTCGACCGATCGAATATCctgaaacttgaattttcacaaagaaaattccaaatcttgaaatttcacaaagaaaattccaaatcttgaaattcaattttattcattttgcaaATAAATGCTCTCCAACCttatatcattattacaacctattcTTGTATATAACTCTCAATACAACAATAGTCACATGAAGTAATATGAGTTCTTGAATCTTTGCTTCAGGAAAGAGCTTATAACCTCGCAGGAAGAAAGGAAGCTGCACTCATAGGGGAGAAGGCCAGGGCTTTGGAGACTACATATTTCAAATAGCCAGTATGACCACAAGTTACAACCAGATATGTTATTTTCTCATCTTTGGTCTCAGCGGTTCAAGATATTTGAGTAGCTAATCACACAAATACCCTGCAGTACATTTCGCAAACTATGTAAGTTGCACTTAATTGTGCTTCTTCAAGTGTACACTTGCTCCATACCATactttatgtaaaaataatgtaatccTGAAGTGAATAATGACTCATTTGGTGTAGAGTGACCTTGTAGAGCATTCTAAACTTTAGTTCATTTTCCTCCATACCTTTTTCTAGCTTTGGGTGCACGTGGATTGGCATTAAggaaaaatgagaggaaaaagaagaaggggaaGTCAAGAACCCTACTAAGTGACATTGCATTTCAATCTGCTTTTGACCTTAAGCCATTCAAGTTAAAGGGGAAGGTGTAGAAAATATTGGCTTGTTGAAATCAAGATAAAGGCCACAATTGAATAAAGCACTAGTGGAATGTTTGGATGGATGTGATCAAGTGATGATAGCATGTAGTCAAAAGCAGCTTTggaaaaaagaatacaaaaaatattgcaCGTTCGATCTTAGGCCCAATAGCCTTTTGTTTTGAGGGACTAAAACTTCTTAAAAGTCATCTCACTAGCAGCATATGGGGTGACTTGGGTTGTGCACATACGAATCAGtctttttgttagaattttctttcaaacaaGTCTAGTCACACAAAAATTCATAAACAAGTATAATGACAACAACCTTCTCATAAAACAAGTATAATGACAACAAATTTAGGTGATAAGTTACCACTAGAGCATTTACATTAGTCGCTATTTTAGCACCAAACAAGACGCTAAAAGCATGCTACATTTGCTGAGGtatagtaaaaaatttattaaactgGCTACTGGCACTTTACTGTAGCATAAAgtgattaaaaataataatagtttattCTGTGAGGTCACGTCTTATTACTGTAacataagttgataaaaaaagaatatttaaataaaatagtataaaaaaaaaaaaaatagaatctttAATGTTAAGTTTATGGTAAAATGaaatgttaaaataattttttaacagcACGTGAATGGTCTCGGTTAACATTAAAATTGATGTTCAGTGATGATCCAAATGCAACTGTTGTTGCACAATCAAAATCTATCATTTAAAAAGTCATAAAATGTGTTAGGTATGTAAacattgttgtttaaaaatattttaacattaaCTTTAATTGATGCTAACAAAAGTTGTCGGCAATAAAgtgaaaaaatgatattattacCACAATCAAAATTCTTTTACATTATAAATCATGAGAAGggttataaaaatttatctcTAAGACATTAACATTGCTCATTTTCTTAAATCTGTGGTCTCTGGCTTCCCACAAATATGAACCCCCCAAGAcatttttactagcatctcaaTCATTGCAAATTCATGAATCACCCCcatggaatattttttttaagcttgatcataacataacaaaaagttataatcgaataatgtaataattatcaCTCATGATATTCTTGTGCATGTGATCTAAGCAAAGAACAAAAAGTTAAACAGCATAGTAAAAATGGCAATGCAGTTCTGAATTCTGAtaagattgaaaagaaaaaggtattGACAGACACAGAACAATAAACCAAAGCAAAGACTTGAGCACAGTCGAGAATGCTGAAAAAAGCTAACAGATCTATtcacattcttctttcttaataCATATCATATTAATAAACTTCTATATATTcctccaaacaaaaattatttaaaaaaaaaactctccgACAAAATGTGTTTTTTAGTTCATCAGTCAAACTCTCCCACATGTGCAAACTGACCCCACTTTTTTCctctcaaatcaaatcaaaaaccTTCAGAACTCAACCCTTTGCCACGTCATCACACCTTGATGTACGGCTCCTAATCCTCCTAAGCTCTTCCACAACTTCCTTAGCGTCAGGACGATCATCCTTGTCAGCCGCGACACATCTGAATGCAAGCTCTGCCACTGCATCAACGCCGTCCATTACACCCCcctcatgatgatgatgatgatcgaGCCTCAGAGCTGGGTCCACCACTTGATGCAACAGACCCATTTGAATCTTCGACACAACAAGATCAGCAAGAGCGAACTCCCTCTTGTCACGGCTCTGATCCACTGGTCTCAACCCAGATATAAGCTCCAAAAGCACCACGCCAAAACTGTACACGTCGCTCTTCTCTGTTAGCCTGAACGACCTGTGATAATCCGGGTCTAGATACCCAGGTGTACCTTGTGGACCTGTCCAAACATACccagatgaagaagaagacgatGTCGTTTCTGGAAAGACCAACAGCCTAGACAACCCAAAGTCACCAACTTTGATTCTCATATCTCTTTCAACAAAAATGTTAGAGGAAGTAATGTCTCTGTGAACTATAGCTGGTTTCACTGAGAAGTGCAAGTACTCAATAGCCAAAGCAGTTTGTAAAGCAATGTCGACACGTATATTCCATGACAAAGAGGCTTTGTTTTTGCCATGGAGATGATCAGCTAGAGTGCCATTTGGGACATAGTCATAGACTAAGATTAAGCCTCTTGGGTCGCTGCAATAGCCGTGGAGTTTGACGAGATTCGGGTGTTGGATTGAGGACAAGATCAAGATTTCGTTGCAAAAGGACTTGGTCGAAAAGGCTTTGCTAGTGGCTTTGTGGTGGTGAAGGTGTTTGACAGCCACGATTCGATCATCGTGGAGTTGGCCTAGATAGACTGAACCGAACCCGCCATCGCCGATTTTGCGTTTTGGGTCGAACTTGTTGGTCGAGGACTCGAGGTCTTCGTAGGTGAAAACTGGTGGGAGGAGACTAGCTGAGCGGTGTCGATGAAGGAAGAGAGTGTTGGGGTCTTCTAAATCTGAAGGGGATGAAAGTTTCAAACGCTTGGACCTGAAAATGGCTGTGGCAACGAGGAGTAAGGTTGCGAACAAGAATATCGAGCACAAAATAGCTAGTCTCTTTGGGCTGTGATGTCGAGGCCATGGGGAGGAGGGAGTGTTCTGATCAGAGTGAAAGCAAATGAATTTCTTTTCTGGGTCGGTGGAGTTGAAGCCACAGACACCGTTTCTGGACTTGCAATCTTTGCAGCTCGAGAAGTAAGTGTCTTGAGCTTCGTCCCACTCGAGTTCGATCCCAATGCTGCTGAAGAATTTGTCGAGGTAGCCCAAGATGTCGTCTTGGCAGCGTTGTTCTGAGATGGGACTTTGTGTGGAGCTAGGAGTGCAACCGGGGAGTAGCTGAAGTGGGTTCTCAATGAGGTTGCATTCCCAAGCGCATTGCTCACAGTTTGCGGGCTTTAGATGGGAACAAGATTCAAGGAAAGAGAGTCGAGAACAAGAAGAGTCTGAGGCTCGAAATGGTGAGCCTGAGAGGTTGATAGAGCGATTGGGAATGGAGGGGAAGTGAGAGGAGGAACAATTTGAGTGAGCCTGTAAGTCGGTGGCTTTTGTGGTAGTGTTTAAGAGATGGGGGGTGattgtgagagagaaagagttggGGTCGTAGTGAAGAATAGAGAAGGATTGATTGTTGATGGAGATGGTAGAGTGTGGAGTGGAGCATTTGATTTGAAATGAAGGGTGGCCACAGCCTTGTAAAGTTGAGAAAGGAAAGGAGAGGGTGGAAGTGAATGGTGGGCATGGAGATCTGAAAATATCTGACTCTGAATAGCATCTTTGAGCTAACACACAAGTTGTGAAGTAGAGGTACAGATACAATATCAGAAAGAGGAAAACTAGTTTGGTGGAATGTAGTGGAGGCATggaagaagatgaaaaagaagCTGAGCTAGATTTGTTGTATTGCGGTCATCAAATGTGAGATCTGAAATCTGATCTATAGAGAATATTTATGCAGATTTGTGAGCATAGGCTCTTGGAGTTGCAGagtacagagagagagagagagagagagagggggggaaTGAGCTTAGAGAATAGAGAGAGTCACGTGAAGTGAGGTTGAGTGAAGACAAAAACACCTCAGAAGAAAAGGCTGGGCAGTTTGCCTAGGAGACCTGGGAATTGGGGACTTGAGGAGGTGTGGTGTGTGGAAATTGCAGAATTGGAAAATCTTGGcccttcttttcctttttataataattaatgtcTTTGTGCTTTTCGAATTTGGCAATTTGCTCTCACATTCAGTCTTGTTCTTTCATTGTTTTGGGACATGGTATTGGACCATTGGTAGGTGACTGAATGTTGACCTTGAGGCTTGAGGTATACCCTTAAGGCCTTAACTGAGAGTCGATTTATtggtaaaaaaacaaataaagtaatttttttttgttgagaatgaaTAAAGTAAAGTGTTAAATGTATATTAGAATGACTAAAGTGCAGTGCTAAATGTATAATtatattagttattactattaggaTTCAATTCCTTTATGGCAACAAGAAGTTTTAAGGAATAAGgaatagttttcaaaaaaaaaaaagaagtataagGAATAGAGTAAAAAGGATTTGCTTAGTTAAGTAATTATCTACTAAAGATTTGGAATTATAATGAAGCTCATGGATTATGTGAACATGGGATTTAAAAATGATAAGTACGGATATGGTATTCTTGATTCACCGTAATTAAATAAGAAGAGTTAGGAATTCAATGAATACTGTATCCTTTTAAGGTAATTTTATAAAGATATTAGCACATTGTTATTTACTTAAATTATTGAAGATTTATGTTAAAATTCAATAGGTTCCTTCCAAAATGGATATATAGGATTCCATAAATTTCATATTGATTTTTTCCcccatttttacaacaaatggaaagggaaattaaaattattatttttcttataaaaaaaaatcaaataataccaATAAATTACAAACTTCTTCACATTTCAAGTTGAAATTAGCCTAAGAATAtgatatattatcatttttcttacaagattggagttttttttttttgggtgggtggGTAGGTGGGTTGTCCTGTCCTTGTCTGCAAGATTGGGGTACCTAACAAGTAACCACCATGAATAAGAACTTGACGCTCCTAATTTAGTTAAAGTCAACTCTCAAGTCCAACCCAGCTCAAAAGATTTTTTGTACAATGGCAAGAAGGTGAAACAGGTTTTTCTTCGACAAGTTTAAAGTTTCAGATGGGTCTCACttaattaaaatcaaataatgaattttatagAATCAAATTACAGAATTTTGCTGCAAGGTCAACCCTCAACAGTGCTGAGGGCAAAGAGCCCCAACCATCCATGAACATTTCAGCAGCTTCTCAATGATAAATACCTGACAAACTGATATTATATACTGTTGGCTTATGTGCTGTGTGAGTTGTGACCCTTGTTGGGGTCTGATCTATACTTCTGTAGGCTACAGACATAGAGTTCTCTgcccaaaattattttaaaggtttctCACTTTTTCTTGAGCACCTCGTCCACCAAAGTTACAGTTTTGTCAATTGGATTGGTCATTCATGGCTCCGCGGAGAGGGGCAAAAGATTTTACTAGTCCTTGTGGTCACATATGACCTGAATGAAATAGTTCAATTCAATTGTAGTTATTAACATTTAAGTTATTAACATTTAAGTCTAAACACACcataaatttcacaaaatcttTCATCATCAATGTTTAATTATAATCTAACACTTTAATACATTTTGaaacaaattgtaaaatttgttatcCTCATAGaattgttgatttttattttattttattttgatttcatataaataaaaaatgcataatTGACACCCTGCCCAAGGTTTCTTTTTGTTGCTGGGTCAGGCCCTGCATATTTCATGTAGCTTATAATCTTCCAAAGCCTGTCTTAGATAGTTGCTTGCTTTGATCTTGTACAATAAGGACCTCTCTTGAGCCTAACTCAACTTAAAAACTTAGAGGACGTTTGGATGCAGTGTCCATGTTTTGCGTCcaagttttgcttttttttttttttttttttttttgctgctgcaGGAGACAAGCGCGCAGCGCGCGCTGTGCGCGTACTGTacatgtacttttttagcaattttttattaaaagtggatCCCGCAGCACTacttacacatttaaaaattattttgctacagtgttttcagttttcagcaataagttctatccaaacggacccttactATCAATCATTTTACCTACTTAGAGAGGGTTTGGATACAGTTGTTGCGTTTCCACGTTTTGCGTTttatgttttggttttttttttttttttctactgcAGCGGTAGGGGACAAATGtgcagtgcgcgcactgtgcgcCACTGTGcatgcactgttcacgcacctttttattaattttttattaaaaatgggtcccgtatcactatttacacatttaaaaattattttactacagtgttttcagttttcagttttcagcaaaaagttctATCTAAACGGACCCTTAGATGCCCAATATTCTGGCCCATGATAACCCATACAACCATTAACCAAGAACAAACCCGTGAATATTTCTTCTTAGCCCATCTCTCTATCACGAGGCTTCAACTCCTCTTTAGGATgagtttggattgggctgaaacGCGCACGTTTGTGTTTcaaccctttttttctttttcttttttcacttgaTGCGCACCTGTCACTGTttattggccatgaacagtgattttaggccaatgaacaatgttttttacacattaaaaaattattttgtgacaatatttttcagttttcaattttcaattgtatccaaacggacctttaATCTCTTACAGCCATAACGAgacaacaaatcaaaacaaagcaaGGATACTTTCACACGTGTAAAAAGATTAAGTCTTCATAAGAAATCTTCAAATGATTGGTATTGGCTTAAtcttttgagaaatgatatatccacaatattttcacaacaaattttaagtagcAGGTTGTTATTATTAGCGCAA comes from Castanea sativa cultivar Marrone di Chiusa Pesio chromosome 3, ASM4071231v1 and encodes:
- the LOC142626860 gene encoding uncharacterized protein LOC142626860; protein product: MEGVKLDMWGYEVRTSSDSCISAINSYYHQVLSYGRERSVILEALVHDKDCVLANILAASFLCSSDPSRAPSHIQAAKSLLEQATKYEKAVFDAVIYLISQNRDDDVAVELHFKLLKDFPRDLVSLKRAQVLCFYMARADLSLDLVQQVLPINQEENYIYGMLAFPLLELGKMADAEKAAKKGFEINKQDYWAQHALCHVLQYECRFKEAVEFMEGCSSSWSSCGSFMLTHNWWHVALCYLEGSSPIQRVLEIYDHCILKELERSNAACPEVYLNAIGLLLRLYVRGEIDASDGRLKILAGCLTDEVNWYIEWHFDCLILWALASTGELSKAEDLLKGLKFRFSRISKKKQQIMHRGMLLAEALYEYGRGNDKEALQLLGPDFDANNCKVIGASDEQVDVFNEIWYSMLLNTGQAVKAIEVIEKQIKKREGVPFLWRLLERAYNLAGRKEAALIGEKARALETTYFK
- the LOC142630073 gene encoding LEAF RUST 10 DISEASE-RESISTANCE LOCUS RECEPTOR-LIKE PROTEIN KINASE-like 1.5; translation: MPPLHSTKLVFLFLILYLYLYFTTCVLAQRCYSESDIFRSPCPPFTSTLSFPFSTLQGCGHPSFQIKCSTPHSTISINNQSFSILHYDPNSFSLTITPHLLNTTTKATDLQAHSNCSSSHFPSIPNRSINLSGSPFRASDSSCSRLSFLESCSHLKPANCEQCAWECNLIENPLQLLPGCTPSSTQSPISEQRCQDDILGYLDKFFSSIGIELEWDEAQDTYFSSCKDCKSRNGVCGFNSTDPEKKFICFHSDQNTPSSPWPRHHSPKRLAILCSIFLFATLLLVATAIFRSKRLKLSSPSDLEDPNTLFLHRHRSASLLPPVFTYEDLESSTNKFDPKRKIGDGGFGSVYLGQLHDDRIVAVKHLHHHKATSKAFSTKSFCNEILILSSIQHPNLVKLHGYCSDPRGLILVYDYVPNGTLADHLHGKNKASLSWNIRVDIALQTALAIEYLHFSVKPAIVHRDITSSNIFVERDMRIKVGDFGLSRLLVFPETTSSSSSSGYVWTGPQGTPGYLDPDYHRSFRLTEKSDVYSFGVVLLELISGLRPVDQSRDKREFALADLVVSKIQMGLLHQVVDPALRLDHHHHHEGGVMDGVDAVAELAFRCVAADKDDRPDAKEVVEELRRIRSRTSRCDDVAKG